One Manduca sexta isolate Smith_Timp_Sample1 chromosome 26, JHU_Msex_v1.0, whole genome shotgun sequence genomic region harbors:
- the LOC115446864 gene encoding esterase FE4 yields the protein MKKTKYLVLFSLFAMNLVEQPAPEVEIDSGVLSGRISADGDILEYVGIPYATAERFQAPKPPPKWKGEFKAIDGSSQCPQPTPLGVAGTEDCLKINVYVPAKARRPLPVMFYVHGGAFLLGSGGKMLLGPDLLLKHDVILVTFNYRLGALGFLCLGIEEVPGNAGLKDQIAALKWVQRNIAVFGGDPDNVTIFGHSAGGASVALLLASEATNGLFKKVIVQSGSSLANWAINPKPVEIAKSIAKQLLSLDTDDPLELYEFYKNVPYNDLIESTANIPIGKLLALNLLHLPCVEKEFRGIEPAITDSPYNLLNKNPKNISVIYGSTDKEGLFFISEETEDSLKNANEKHLFGNDLLFKNEDEANRVSQKVKQFYFGMEDISFKTKMNLSDIFSHLYFEVPAILESNILKSRVEAPIFNYYFTYSGGRNMVKERTGFGNVTGACHGDDILYLFHALIWPYRIKQKDHIMINWLTKMWTNFAKFGNPTPHQDNDLPVKWEPSTRNKWNFLHIGDELKMGPLPNPDSYNLWKDIYEEYRNINFTKV from the exons ATGAAGAAAACAAAGTATTTAGTGTTGTTTTCGTTGTTCGCTATGAACCTTGTGGAGCAGCCGGCGCCGGAGGTGGAGATAGACTCGGGAGTGCTGAGCGGCAGGATCAGTGCTGACGGTGACATTCTCGAGTATGTGGGCATTCCGTATGCGACAGCAGAAAGATTTCAA GCACCGAAGCCGCCACCTAAATGGAAAGGAGAATTCAAAGCTATAGATGGCTCATCTCAGTGCCCTCAGCCAACGCCACTAGGCGTTGCTGGCACTGAAGACTGTTTGAAAATAAACGTATACGTACCAGCTAAAGCCAGAAGACCTCTTCCCGTTATGTTTTACGTACATGGTGGAGCCTTCCTTTTAGGAAGTGGCGGAAAAATGTTACTAGGACCAGATCTGTTATTAAAACATGACGTAATATTAGTCACATTTAATTATAGACTCGGCGCTCTAGGGTTCCTTTGTTTAGGCATTGAAGAAGTGCCAGGCAATGCTGGCTTGAAAGATCAGATAGCTGCCTTAAAATGGGTACAAAGAAACATAGCCGTATTTGGTGGAGATCCCGACAACGTCACAATATTTGGACACAGCGCTGGCGGAGCATCAGTGGCTTTACTTTTGGCCAGTGAAGCGACTAATGGGCTATTCAAAAAAGTTATTGTGCAGAGTGGATCGTCTTTAGCAAACTGGGCTATTAATCCTAAACCAGTGGAGATCGCAAAGTCCATAGCAAAACAATTACTAAGTTTAGATACTGATGATCCTCTTGAGTTATATGAGTTTTACAAAAATGTTCCCTACAATGACCTAATAGAAAGTACCGCTAATATACCTATCGGTAAATTACTGGCGTTAAATTTACTACATTTACCCTGTGTAGAAAAGGAGTTTCGAGGCATAGAACCAGCAATAACTGACTCGCCGTAtaatttgttgaataaaaatcctaaaaatatttcagtcaTTTATGGATCGACTGACAAGGagggtttattttttatatcggaAGAAACAGAAGATTCTTTAAAGAATGCCAATGAGAAACATCTTTTTGGTAATGATTTACTGTTTAAGAATGAAGATGAAGCAAATCGTGTATCTCAGAAagtgaaacaattttatttcggCATGGAAGATATAAGCTTCAAAACTAAAATGAATTTGTCGGATATATTCTcgcatttatattttgaagtacCAGCGATTTTAGAATCAAACATTCTGAAAAGTAGAGTTGAAGCTCCAATTTTTAACTACTATTTTACGTATTCAGGAGGTAGAAATATGGTAAAAGAACGGACTGGGTTTGGAAATGTTACTGGTGCTTGTCATGGCgatgatatattatatctttttcATGCACTGATTTGGCCATAtaggataaaacaaaaagatCACATTATGATTAATTGGCTGACTAAAATGTGGACTAATTTTGCCAAATTTGG GAATCCTACACCACATCAAGATAACGATCTTCCAGTAAAATGGGAACCAAGCACCAGAAATAAATGGAATTTCTTGCATATCGGCGATGAATTGAAAATGGGACCTCTACCAAATCCAGATTCGTACAATCTTTGGAAAGATATATATGAGGAATATCGGAATATAAATTTCACGAAAGTgtga
- the LOC115446863 gene encoding juvenile hormone esterase, whose translation MKFGKRIVLFNLFVMNLVDQPAPEVEIEQGVLSGKISPDGSFYEYLGIPYATTNSSTRFKAPLPPPSWKGVFKAIDEVDLCPQNSVFGIIGTEDCLKINVYVPVYGKRPLPVMVYVHGGAFILGSGGKLLYAPDYLIKHDVIVITFNYRLGALGFLCLGTKDAPGNAGLKDQIAALRWVRKNVAAFGGDPDNITIFGQSAGGTSVSLLLASEATTGLYKRAIVQSGSSLSSWALNRQPKWVASLIVKELGHDTNDPEEIYEILSKTSFKDLVRTKPARPLDKYLDTQLLHLPCVEKYIPGVEPAITDLPINLLTNKPKTNVSVMYGTTSKEGLFVISKDDDKTVKERDEKYIFASDLEFPSEKQAEIEDNKVRQFYFGDERMSMKNILNISDMFTHLYFEVPSILESEILMENSNMPVYNYYFNYAGGRNFLKYITGFKHESGACHADELLYIFRGNLWPFPIRNKDQQMINWMTKLWTNFAKNGDPTPPHDSQELPVRWSPSKKEDVKFLHIEDELTMGRTPNPSAYRLWKDLYNKYRKKYVDIY comes from the exons ATGAAGTTCGGCAAGAGAATAGTGTTGTTTAACCTCTTTGTGATGAATTTGGTGGACCAGCCGGCACCAGAAGTGGAGATTGAACAAGGAGTTCTGAGTGGAAAAATTAGTCCAGATGGAAGTTTCTACGAGTATCTTGGAATACCGTATGCAACCACCAACAGCTCCACCAGATTTAAG gcaCCACTACCTCCTCCTTCATGGAAAGGAGTATTCAAAGCAATCGACGAGGTAGACCTCTGCCCACAAAACTCAGTATTCGGTATTATTGGTACTGAAGACTGCTTGAAGATAAATGTTTACGTCCCTGTTTACGGTAAAAGACCTCTCCCAGTCATGGTCTATGTTCACGGAGGAGCGTTTATCCTAGGGAGCGGCGGAAAGCTCTTGTACGCACCAGATTACCTTATAAAACATGATGTTATTGtcataacatttaattacagACTTGGAGCTCTTGGTTTTCTTTGTTTAGGAACTAAGGATGCTCCGGGTAATGCTGGATTAAAAGACCAGATTGCTGCTTTAAGATGGGTTAGGAAGAATGTTGCAGCATTTGGCGGAGATCCcgataatataacaatatttggaCAAAGCGCGGGTGGAACTTCAGTTTCGCTATTATTAGCTAGTGAAGCCACTACTGGGTTGTATAAAAGAGCTATAGTTCAGTCTGGGTCCTCTCTGTCTAGTTGGGCGCTAAACAGACAGCCTAAATGGGTGGCGAGTCTTATAGTTAAAGAATTAGGACACGACACAAACGATCCAGaagaaatatatgaaatactGTCCAAAACTTCATTTAAAGATTTAGTTAGAACAAAACCCGCAAGACCTCTAGACAAATATTTAGATACACAACTACTACATCTGCCCTGTGTGGAAAAATACATTCCTGGGGTGGAACCAGCTATAACTGATTTGCCAATTAATTTGCTAACAAACAAACCTAAGACGAATGTATCAGTTATGTACGGAACTACAAGTAAAGAAGGTTTATTCGTTATATCGAAAGATGATGACAAAACagtgaaagaaagagatgaaaaatatattttcgcttCTGATTTAGAGTTTCCATCTGAAAAACAAGCAGAAATAGAAGATAATAAGGTTAGACAGTTTTATTTTGGTGACGAAAGAAtgagtatgaaaaatatattgaatatatcaGATATGTTCACCCATTTGTATTTCGAAGTACCGTCGATTTTGGAGTCAGAGATATTGATGGAAAATTCAAATATGcctgtttataattattattttaactacgCTGGTGGACGGAATTTTTTGAAATACATTACTGGATTTAAACATGAATCAGGAGCGTGTCATGCCGATgaactgttatatatatttcGGGGAAATCTTTGGCCGTTTCCTATAAGAAATAAAGACCAGCAAATGATTAACTGGATGACAAAATTATGGACCAACTTTGCTAAAAATGG tgatCCTACACCGCCACACGACTCGCAAGAACTTCCTGTTAGATGGAGCCCCAGCAAGAAAGAAGATGTCAAGTTTCTACACATCGAAGACGAGTTAACAATGGGTAGAACACCAAACCCAAGCGCATATCGTTTATGGAAAgacttgtataataaatataggaaaaaatatgtggatatatattag